The stretch of DNA TCTGCTCTTTCGTCAAGGGCCCGGTTTCGGCTGAAGTCGCTGGCACCGAATATGAGCAGATCATGAAGGAAGCCGCGGTCATTTCCAAGATCGCAGACAATATCTGCATCAAGTTGCCGCTGACGCTCGACGGTCTCAAGGCGTGCAAGGCTTTGACCTCGGATGGTCACAAGACCAATGTGACGCTGTGCTTCTCGGCCAATCAGGCGCTTCTCGCTGCAAAAGCCGGAGCGACTTTTGTTTCGCCCTTTATCGGTCGTCTCGACGATACCGGCATTAACGGCATGGAACTGATTGCTGAAATCCGCACTATTTTCGACAATTACGATTTCCAGACCGAAATTCTTGCGGCTTCGATCCGTACCGTCAATCACGTCAAGGAAGCAGCGCTGATCGGTGCCGATGTCGTCACCGCGCCACCTGCAACGCTGAAAGGTCTGGTAAAGCATCCGCTGACCGACAAGGGGCTTGAAGCCTTCCTCGCCGATTGGGCCAAGACGGGTCAGAAGATCGCCTGATCGATCACCATCTTCAAAGAAAAAGGCGGGTCAATGACCCGCCTTTTTTGTGTTTCATTCCCATGTCATCTCCCCCTTGATGACTTTGGCCCCGAGCTCCAGACTGCTTTCACCGCCAAGATCGGGATAGCGTTTTTTCATCGCGACGATCAGCTCGCCACTGTCCTTTGCCTTGGCGGCTTCCTCCTCAAAAGCAACGAGATAATCGCGGGTGAATGTGATCGCCGAAACATCCGTTGCCGAGCCGGACGTCATATGCGCGGGAACGACAATAGCAGGATCACGGGCGGCAATACTATCAAGGGTGGCGATCCATGCTTTGCGCTGCTCTGCCTCCGGCGTATCGGCAATCCACACATGTTCGCCCGCCGTAATCAGCACACCGCCGAATATGGCTTTGAGCGACGGCACCCAGAGATAGCGCCGGTTGTCCATGCCTTGCGCTTCAACGATCTCGATGGCATTGCCGTCAAGCTCCAGCGCCTTTGCATCGGATGCTTCGGGGATAACGACATCCGATAAGGCTTGCGGACCATTTTCCTTGAGCTGCGGTCCCCAAACCTTGAGCTTTTCTGCAACATTGCCCTTGATCGCTTCGACCGTTTCCGGTGCCGCAATGACACGGGCGTCGGGAAACGCTGATCTGATCGGCCCAAGGCTGAAATAATAGTCCGGGTCGCTCTGACTGACATAGATCATGGTCAGTTTCTTCCCGCTCTCGCGGATCTTTTCAGCAACCGCCTTGCCGTCCGAAAGGGTGAAGCCGCCATCGAGCAGGATTGCTTCACTCTCCCCTTCCAGAAGAACGGGGGTGCGTAAAAAGCCGTTTTCATCGGCCTGAAAATATTGCCATTTTAACGGTTTGGCCGCTTCTTGCGCCGTTGCATGCCCCGCCATTGCCAGCCCTGCAGCAAAGGCAAGACCACTGACAATTCCAAAAACTCGTTTCATCCGACTACTCCTATTACAAGCTGGTTTGAACCAATGGACGTATGGTCCACTTCGTATGCAGGAATATTCAGTTTGTGTATTTATTGATAAAAAACAAGAAGTTAAATTATAATTCCATAGGAACACCAATGTTACCTTGTTCAATATATTATGCTTTTTACAGGTTAGAGCACCGTGCACCCGGCCGCCCCCGCCGGGAAACTCCACCATGTTGAAGTTTCCCGTCGCGCTTTTCAAAAAGCAACTGTGATTTTGAAGTCAACTGGCAGAACAAAAAGCGGCACACTGCGGCGCCGCTTTTAAATACTATGCAAAATTACATCAGAGCTTTGACAACTTCATCGCAAGCGAAAGGTAAATCTGCTGTGCCAGTTCTTCTGCGGCACGCTTGGTCGCATCGCGCTGAGCGCGCAGGTTGGCGAATTCCTGACGCGGACGGTCGAACGATGCGCCCGCGGTGCGGGTGCCGCGCGCCACAGGCTTGCCGTCCATGTCACGCAGCACGAAATTTGACGTCGCCTTGATAATCCCTGCCGACGGCCGACCAGTGCGGTCGGTCCGATCACCGATATCCACGCTCACAGCATTCAATGCCTTAAGGCCCAATCCAAGGCTTAGCCTGTAGTTCGGATGGGCAGGCTCACCTGCACCACCGCTCAACAGGAAGATCAGCTGATTACGGACCTGCTGCCCGAACACGTTACCAGCTGGTTCTATGGCCACCGAAGCAAGCTTGCTGCGCATATCCGGTGCCGCACTACCACCGATGGTAGCACCCGCATTGCCAGATGAATAAAGCGGCTGCGCGGTGCAGCCTGCAAGGAGTATCACAGCACCCAGTGCTACAAAACCAGCGCGAACAGACTTGACTGCGGACAAAAAGCGATCAGGCAACGACATTGACGATCCTTTGCGGAACCACGATGATTTTCTTCGGCGAGCCCCCATCAAGTGCTGCCTTGACGAAGTCAAGTTCGAGCACCGCCTGCTGGATGCTAGCTTGATCAGCGTCGCGGGCGATTGTCAAATCCCCCCGCTTCTTTCCGTTGATTTGAACAGGCAGGACGATCTCGTTTTCCACCACCAATGCCGGATCGAAAACCGGCCATGGCGCACGCGCAACCAGCGTCTGCTGACCAGCAATCTTTCCGTCCAAAACCTTAAGGCATTGTTCGGCCAGGTGCGGCATCATCGGTGCGAGCATGATGATCAGCATTTCGGTGGCTTCACGGGTTGCGGCTTTCAAGGCATCATTCGCCTTGGCCGACGCCACCTGCTGCAACGGTTGAGCCAAGATGTTGAGCAACTCATAAAGACGTGCAACGGCGCGATTGAAGGCCAGTTTCTCGATATCGTCACCGACCGACTTGACGGCCTTGTGCACAGCCTTGGAAACGGCAAGCGCCTCGCCTTCACTGCCCGCTTTCGGCGCAACATTTGCAAGCGCATCTGCTGCTTCAAAGACAAGGCGCCAGACGCGCTGCACAAAACGATGCGCGCCTTCAGCCCCCGCTTCCGTCCAGATCACATCGCGCTCAGGCGGCGAATCGGAAAGCACGAACCAGCGTGCCGTATCCGCACCATAGGATGCGATGATGTCATCGGGATCGACGACATTCTTCTTCGACTTCGACATTTTTTCAATCGAGCCGATTTCAACCGCTTCACCCGTTTCGATCAGCGTGGCCCGACGTGCGCCATCCACTTCCTCGATGCGAATATCGGCGGGTGCCACCCATTGGCCATTGGCCTTATAGGTTTCATGCACCACCATGCCCTGCGTGAACAGTCCCTTGAACGGCTCATCGACGCCGACATGGCCTGCGACCTTCATGGCGCGGGTAAAGAAACGCGAATACAACAGATGCAGGATCGCATGCTCGATGCCACCAATATATTGATCGACCGGCAACCAGCGATCCGCAGCCGCACGGTCCGTTGGCTCGTTTTCCCATGGTGCAGTGAAGCGCGTATAATACCATGATGAATCGACAAACGTGTCCATCGTGTCCGTCTCGCGACGCGCTTCGCCACCACATTTGGGGCATTTCACATGCCGCCAGGTCGCATGACGGTCGAGCGGATTACCGGGACGGTCGAATTCGACATCATCAGGCAGCTTGACTGGCAGATCGGCACGCGGCACCGGGTTGACGCCAC from Brucella sp. BE17 encodes:
- a CDS encoding MBL fold metallo-hydrolase, with the translated sequence MAGHATAQEAAKPLKWQYFQADENGFLRTPVLLEGESEAILLDGGFTLSDGKAVAEKIRESGKKLTMIYVSQSDPDYYFSLGPIRSAFPDARVIAAPETVEAIKGNVAEKLKVWGPQLKENGPQALSDVVIPEASDAKALELDGNAIEIVEAQGMDNRRYLWVPSLKAIFGGVLITAGEHVWIADTPEAEQRKAWIATLDSIAARDPAIVVPAHMTSGSATDVSAITFTRDYLVAFEEEAAKAKDSGELIVAMKKRYPDLGGESSLELGAKVIKGEMTWE
- the lptE gene encoding LPS assembly lipoprotein LptE, with product MSLPDRFLSAVKSVRAGFVALGAVILLAGCTAQPLYSSGNAGATIGGSAAPDMRSKLASVAIEPAGNVFGQQVRNQLIFLLSGGAGEPAHPNYRLSLGLGLKALNAVSVDIGDRTDRTGRPSAGIIKATSNFVLRDMDGKPVARGTRTAGASFDRPRQEFANLRAQRDATKRAAEELAQQIYLSLAMKLSKL
- the fsa gene encoding fructose-6-phosphate aldolase, with product MKFFVDTADVKEIRELNDLGLVDGVTTNPSLILKSGRDIIEVTKEICSFVKGPVSAEVAGTEYEQIMKEAAVISKIADNICIKLPLTLDGLKACKALTSDGHKTNVTLCFSANQALLAAKAGATFVSPFIGRLDDTGINGMELIAEIRTIFDNYDFQTEILAASIRTVNHVKEAALIGADVVTAPPATLKGLVKHPLTDKGLEAFLADWAKTGQKIA